One window of the Ramlibacter henchirensis genome contains the following:
- the ubiB gene encoding ubiquinone biosynthesis regulatory protein kinase UbiB, which yields MRRYLRGAFILWVILRYGLDELVLNSFQRPWLHRLARIVSFGRRLHAPRGQRLREALERLGPIFVKFGQVLSTRRDLLPPDVADELAYLQDRVPPFDPAIAMATIERAFRRPVETLFASFEREPVASASIAQVHFATLRDRQGLTREVAVKVLRPGMLPVIENDLALMRMMAGWIEGLSYDAKRLKPREVVAEFDKYLHDELDLLREAANAAQLRRNMTGMDLVLIPEMFWDWCHPEVIVMERMYGVPISQNERLVQAGVDLRRLARDGVTIFFTQVFRDGFFHADMHPGNIQVSLDAATFGRYISLDFGIIGTLTEFDKEYLAQNFNAFFRRDYKRVAELHIESGWVPPTTRVDELESAVRAVCEPYFDRPLKEISLGMVLMRLFQTSRRFNVEIQPQLVLLQKTLLNIEGLGRQLDPDLDLWATAKPFLERWMLEQVGPQRLIDELRDQAPRYAKLLPELPRLMHDYLRRRAEPERRELQTLIDEQRRTNRLLQAFLYGGVGFALGLLAMQVLVRVRLF from the coding sequence ATGAGGAGGTACCTGCGCGGCGCCTTCATCCTCTGGGTGATCCTGCGCTACGGGCTCGACGAGCTCGTCCTCAACAGCTTCCAGCGTCCCTGGCTGCACCGGCTGGCGCGCATCGTCAGCTTCGGCCGGCGGTTGCACGCGCCGCGAGGGCAACGCCTGCGCGAGGCGCTCGAGCGGCTGGGCCCCATCTTCGTCAAGTTCGGCCAGGTGCTGTCCACGCGCCGCGACCTGCTGCCCCCCGACGTCGCCGACGAACTGGCCTACCTGCAGGACCGCGTGCCGCCGTTCGATCCGGCGATCGCGATGGCCACCATCGAGCGCGCGTTCCGCCGTCCGGTGGAGACGCTGTTCGCGAGCTTCGAGCGCGAGCCGGTCGCCAGCGCGTCGATCGCGCAGGTGCACTTCGCGACGCTGCGCGACCGCCAGGGGCTCACCCGCGAGGTGGCGGTCAAGGTGCTGCGCCCCGGCATGCTGCCGGTGATCGAGAACGACCTGGCGCTGATGCGCATGATGGCCGGCTGGATCGAGGGCCTGTCGTACGACGCCAAGCGGCTCAAGCCGCGCGAGGTGGTCGCCGAGTTCGACAAGTACCTGCACGACGAGCTCGACCTGCTGCGCGAGGCGGCGAACGCCGCGCAGCTGCGCCGCAACATGACGGGCATGGACCTGGTGCTGATCCCCGAGATGTTCTGGGACTGGTGCCATCCCGAGGTGATCGTGATGGAGCGCATGTACGGCGTTCCGATCAGCCAGAACGAGCGCCTGGTGCAGGCCGGCGTCGACCTGCGCCGGCTGGCGCGCGACGGCGTCACCATCTTCTTCACCCAGGTGTTCCGCGACGGCTTCTTCCACGCCGACATGCACCCGGGCAACATCCAGGTGAGCCTGGATGCGGCGACCTTCGGCCGCTACATCTCGCTGGACTTCGGGATCATCGGAACGCTCACGGAGTTCGACAAGGAATACCTCGCGCAGAACTTCAACGCGTTCTTCCGGCGCGACTACAAGCGCGTGGCGGAGCTGCACATCGAGTCGGGCTGGGTGCCGCCCACGACGCGCGTGGACGAACTCGAGTCCGCGGTGCGCGCCGTGTGCGAGCCGTACTTCGACCGGCCGCTCAAGGAGATCTCGCTGGGCATGGTGCTGATGCGCCTGTTCCAGACCTCGCGCCGCTTCAACGTGGAGATCCAGCCGCAGCTGGTGCTGCTGCAGAAGACGCTGCTGAACATCGAAGGCCTGGGCCGCCAGCTCGACCCCGACCTGGACCTGTGGGCCACGGCCAAGCCGTTCCTGGAGCGCTGGATGCTCGAGCAGGTCGGCCCGCAGCGACTGATCGACGAACTGCGCGACCAGGCGCCGCGCTACGCCAAGCTGCTGCCCGAACTGCCGCGCCTGATGCACGACTACCTGCGCCGCCGCGCCGAGCCGGAACGGCGCGAACTGCAGACGCTGATCGACGAACAGCGCCGCACCAACCGGCTGCTGCAGGCCTTCCTGTACGGCGGTGTCGGGTTCGCGCTGGGCCTGCTCGCGATGCAGGTTCTGGTGCGCGTCCGGCTGTTCTAG
- a CDS encoding Tim44 domain-containing protein, producing the protein MMKLWTAVLASMLVFASVDADAARRLGGGSSIGRQSGNVTQRDAARPAQQQPPANNTATQQQPGQPAQAAQARPGTPAAAPQAAGSRWGGMLGGLAAGLGLAWLAHALGFGPELAQFLMFALIALVVMAVIGFVMRKRAGGAAGGRPMAYQGASPADFATSPRQYSPDKVGNDSSARPWERGVTPFENTKYIGGGVQIGSGLAGSQNWGIPAGFDVQGFVEAAKRNFLTLQDAWDRSDIPNLRSMMTDEMLSEIRHQLAEREKHMDGQPNKTDVVLLEAQLLGIEDLGDGYMASVEFSGMIREEPSAGPSPFREVWNMTKPKSGNSGWLVAGVQALQ; encoded by the coding sequence ATCATGAAGCTGTGGACCGCCGTACTCGCCAGCATGCTGGTGTTCGCAAGCGTCGACGCCGACGCCGCACGCCGCCTCGGCGGCGGCAGCTCGATCGGCCGCCAGTCAGGCAACGTCACCCAGCGCGATGCCGCGCGCCCCGCGCAGCAGCAGCCGCCGGCCAACAACACGGCCACGCAGCAGCAGCCCGGACAACCGGCCCAGGCGGCGCAGGCCCGTCCGGGCACGCCCGCCGCGGCGCCGCAGGCGGCCGGATCCCGCTGGGGCGGCATGCTCGGCGGCCTCGCCGCCGGACTGGGCCTGGCGTGGCTGGCCCACGCGCTGGGCTTCGGCCCCGAGCTCGCCCAGTTCCTGATGTTCGCGCTGATCGCGCTGGTGGTGATGGCCGTCATCGGCTTCGTGATGCGCAAGCGCGCCGGCGGCGCGGCCGGCGGCCGCCCGATGGCCTACCAGGGCGCATCGCCCGCCGATTTCGCCACTTCGCCGCGCCAGTACAGCCCCGACAAGGTGGGCAACGACTCCTCGGCTCGGCCGTGGGAGCGCGGCGTCACCCCGTTCGAGAACACCAAGTACATCGGCGGCGGCGTGCAGATCGGATCCGGCCTGGCCGGCTCGCAGAACTGGGGCATCCCCGCCGGCTTCGACGTGCAGGGCTTCGTCGAGGCCGCCAAGCGCAACTTCCTGACGCTGCAGGACGCCTGGGACCGCTCGGACATCCCGAACCTTCGCTCGATGATGACCGACGAGATGCTGTCCGAGATCCGCCACCAGCTGGCCGAGCGCGAGAAGCACATGGACGGCCAGCCGAACAAGACCGACGTCGTCCTGCTCGAAGCGCAGCTGCTCGGCATCGAGGACCTGGGCGACGGCTACATGGCCAGCGTGGAGTTCTCCGGGATGATCCGCGAGGAACCGTCCGCCGGGCCGAGCCCCTTCCGCGAGGTCTGGAACATGACCAAGCCGAAGAGCGGCAACAGCGGCTGGCTGGTCGCAGGGGTCCAGGCGCTCCAGTGA
- the ubiE gene encoding bifunctional demethylmenaquinone methyltransferase/2-methoxy-6-polyprenyl-1,4-benzoquinol methylase UbiE, protein MSSTHFGYQTVDESEKARRVRGVFDSVAPRYDLMNDLMSFGLHRAWKAYTVLVANVQPGQQVLDIAGGTGDLARSFARKVGPTGMVLHTDINEAMLRNGRDRLLDAGVVLPTLVCDAERLPFASGRFDLVSVAFGLRNMTHKDAALAEMQRVLKPGGKLLVLEFSRVARPLKSAYDWYSFRVLPRLGQAVAGDSASYRYLAESIRMHPDQEELKALMKKAGFGHVDYHNLTGGVVALHVAIKC, encoded by the coding sequence ATGAGCAGCACCCACTTCGGCTACCAGACCGTCGACGAGAGCGAGAAAGCGCGCCGGGTGCGGGGCGTCTTCGATTCCGTGGCGCCGCGCTACGACCTGATGAACGACCTGATGTCGTTCGGCCTGCACCGCGCCTGGAAGGCCTACACGGTGCTGGTCGCCAACGTGCAGCCCGGCCAGCAGGTGCTGGACATCGCCGGCGGCACCGGCGACCTGGCCCGCTCTTTCGCGCGCAAGGTCGGTCCCACCGGCATGGTGCTGCACACCGACATCAACGAAGCCATGCTGCGCAACGGCCGGGACAGGCTGCTGGACGCGGGCGTGGTGCTGCCCACCCTGGTGTGCGATGCCGAGCGGCTGCCGTTCGCCTCCGGCCGCTTCGACCTTGTCAGCGTCGCCTTCGGGCTGCGCAACATGACGCACAAGGACGCCGCGCTCGCCGAGATGCAGCGGGTGCTCAAGCCCGGCGGCAAGCTGCTGGTGCTGGAGTTCTCCCGGGTGGCTCGGCCGCTCAAGTCTGCCTACGATTGGTATTCGTTCAGGGTGCTGCCGCGGCTGGGCCAGGCGGTGGCGGGCGATTCGGCCAGTTACCGGTATCTCGCCGAATCGATCCGCATGCACCCCGACCAGGAAGAGCTCAAGGCCCTCATGAAGAAAGCCGGTTTCGGCCATGTGGACTATCACAACCTGACGGGCGGCGTCGTCGCCCTGCATGTTGCAATCAAGTGCTGA
- a CDS encoding gamma-butyrobetaine hydroxylase-like domain-containing protein, translating into MAATTSSGATPQSLTLHGRSRVLEIGFSDGSLFRIPFELMRVYSPSAEVQGHGPGQEVLQTGKREVDIETLEPVGNYAVQPRFSDGHDSGIFSWDYLYFLGSQQDQLWAEYERRLAEAGVDRDAPMAAAGGHGCKH; encoded by the coding sequence ATGGCAGCAACCACTTCCAGCGGCGCGACGCCGCAATCGCTCACCTTGCACGGCCGCTCGCGCGTGCTGGAGATCGGCTTTTCCGATGGCAGCCTGTTCCGCATCCCGTTCGAGCTGATGCGCGTCTACTCGCCTTCGGCCGAGGTGCAGGGCCACGGCCCGGGGCAGGAGGTGCTGCAGACCGGCAAGCGCGAGGTGGACATCGAGACGCTCGAACCCGTGGGCAACTACGCCGTGCAGCCGCGCTTCTCGGACGGCCACGACAGCGGCATCTTCTCGTGGGACTACCTCTATTTCCTCGGTTCGCAGCAGGACCAGCTGTGGGCCGAGTACGAGCGCCGGCTGGCCGAAGCGGGCGTCGACCGCGACGCGCCGATGGCCGCAGCGGGCGGCCACGGTTGCAAACACTGA